A DNA window from Engystomops pustulosus chromosome 6, aEngPut4.maternal, whole genome shotgun sequence contains the following coding sequences:
- the DDX42 gene encoding ATP-dependent RNA helicase DDX42 — protein sequence MNWNKGGPSGKRGFGFGGFAIATGKKEEPKLPQTSHSAFNPATGFGSANTSQLPSFYKIGSKRANFDEENAYFDDEEEDSSNVDLPYIPAENSPTRQQMRSKTTDSDSEEDPLEAFMAEVEDQAARDMRKLEEKDKEKKNARGIRDDIEEEDDQEAYFRYMAENPTAGLQPEEEEDNLEYDSDGNPIASTTKRIIDPLPPIDHTEIEYGPFEKNFYEEHEEIIALTPQQIVELRHKLNLRVSGAAPPRPASSFAHFGFDEQLMHQIRKSEYTQPTPIQCQGVPVALSGRDMIGIAKTGSGKTAAFIWPMLVHIMDQKELQPGDGPIAVIVCPTRELCQQIHSECKRFGKAYNLRSVAVYGGGSMWEQAKALQEGAEIVVCTPGRLIDHVKKKATNLQRVTYLVFDEADRMFDMGFEYQVRSIANHVRPDRQTLLFSATFRKKIEKLARDILIDPIRVVQGDIGEANEDITQVVEILPSGPDKWGWLTRRLVEFTSTGSVLLFVTKKANAEELANNLRVEDHPLGLLHGDMDQSERNKVITDFKKKNIPILVATDVAARGLDIPSIKTVVNYDVARDIDTHTHRIGRTGRAGEKGVAYTLLTPKDSNFAGDLVRNLEGANQYVSKDLLDLAMQNSWFRKSRFKSGKGKKLNIGGGGLGYRERPGLGAETSERSISGSVMSNYEAFKPSGGAMGDRLSAMKAAFQSQYKNHFVAASLSTQKTGTSTIDSGAWTSAGSLSSVPNSSPQTHLSPSEQVPPVSRAMPGFTSSGTLSSIPTAYPPMGNPSYPPASQYSSKEGSGGGSGRESSGSRDKYSEGRSRHGDQRHRDGHRHGDGHRHSSSSRHGESRNGGEGRRESDSRRESSRDGEGRREGSRDRDNSRRDSFGDSRRESLRDVGESRREGSRDGDSGREGSRDDGKGETFAVPDPPKRKKSRWDS from the exons ATGAATTGGAATAAAGGGGGTCCAAGCGGCAAACGGGGCTTTGGTTTTGGAGGATTTGCAATCGCCACAGGAAAAAAGGAAGAACCAAAGCTACCCCAGACGTCACATAGTGCGTTCAACCCGGCTACTGGGTTTGGCTCTGCCAATACCTCTCAGCTACCATCGTTTTACAAGATTGGATCGAAGAGGGCCAACTTTGATGAAGAGAATGC ATACTTTGACGATGAGGAGGAAGACTCCAGTAATGTGGACTTGCCTTACATCCCAGCAGAGAATTCCCCAACCAGACAGCAGATGCGGTCCAAAACTACAGACTCTGACAGTGAAGAAGATCCTCTAGAGGCCTTTATGGCAGAAGTAGAG gaTCAGGCTGCTCGAGACATGAGAAAACTTGAGGAAAAAGACAAGGAAAAGAAGAATGCAAG GGGTATCCGGGATGACATTGAGGAAGAAGATGACCAG GAAGCCTATTTCCGATACATGGCTGAGAACCCAACAGCTGGGCTCCAACCTGAAGAGGAAGAAGACAATCTTGAGTATGACAGTGATGGAAACCCAATTGCCTCGACCACCAAACGTATTAttgatcctctccctcctatagACCATACAGAG ATAGAGTATGGACCTTTTGAGAAGAACTTTTATGAAGAACATGAGGAAATCATTGCTCTGACTCCTCAGCAGATCGTGGAGCTGAGACATAAACTCAACCTTAGA GTCTCTGGGGCAGCTCCACCACGTCCAGCCAGCAGCTTTGCTCACTTTGGATTTGATGAACAGCTTATGCACCAGATAAGAAAGTCTGAATACACCCAGCCCACACCTATACAGTGTCAG GGTGTTCCTGTGGCACTAAGTGGACGAGACATGATTGGCATTGCCAAAACTGGAAGTGGTAAAACTGCAGCATTTATCTGGCCTATGCTAGTTCACATTATGGACCAAAAGGAGCTACAGCCAGGAGATGGACCCATTGCTGTCATAGTGTGTCCCACACGAGAGTTGTGTCAACAG ATTCATAGTGAATGTAAGCGGTTCGGCAAAGCCTACAATTTGCGGTCTGTGGCAGTGTACGGAGGAGGCAGTATGTGGGAACAGGCAAAGGCCCTACAAGAAGGAGCAGAGATAGTTGTTTGTACACCG GGACGACTTATTGACCATGTGAAGAAAAAAGCAACCAACCTACAGAGGGTTACCTACCTTGTATTTGATGAAGCTGACCGCATGTTTGATATGGGCTTTG AATACCAAGTACGATCTATAGCTAACCACGTAAGACCAGACAGACAAA CTTTGCTCTTCAGTGCTACATTCCGGAAGAAAATTGAAAAACTGGCTAGAGATATTCTGATTGATCCCATCCGTGTTGTTCAGGGTGATATTGGAGAG GCTAATGAGGACATCACGCAGGTGGTGGAAATTCTCCCTTCTGGCCCAGATAAGTGGGGCTGGCTGACCCGCAGACTTGTAGAGTTCACATCAACAGGAAGTGTCCTTCTGTTTGTCACCAAAAAAGCCAATGCTGAAGAGCTTGCCAATAACTTGCGCGTGGAGGATCATCCATTAGGGCTTCTCCATGGAGACATGGATCAGAGTGAAAGGAACAAGGTCATCACAGATTTTAAGAAGAAAAATATTCCCATCTTGGTTGCAACAGATGTTGCTG CCAGAGGTCTGGATATACCATCAATCAAAACCGTAGTCAACTATGATGTAGCAAGAGATATTGATACTCACACTCACCGTATTGGTCGTACGGGAAGAGCAGGTGAAAAGGGTGTAGCCTATACGCTTTTAACGCCTAAAGACAGTAATTTTGCTGGGGATCTAGTGAGGAATTTGGAAGGAGCCAATCAATATGTATCCAAGGATTTGTTGGATCTGGCTATGCAG AACTCTTGGTTTCGCAAGTCTCGGTTCAAGTCTGGAAAGGGCAAGAAGCTGAATATAGGTGGAGGAGGACTAGGCTACAGGGAGCGTCCTGGACTTGGAGCAGAGACCTCT GAACGTTCAATCAGCGGAAGTGTCATGAGCAACTATGAGGCCTTCAAACCTTCAGGAGGAGCAATGGGAGATCGACTATCTGCTATGAAAGCTGCATTTCAG TCCCAATACAAAAATCATTTTGTCGCTGCCAGCTTGAGCACACAGAAAACGGGAACATCGACCATCGATTCTGGAGCTTGGACAAGTGCAGGCAGCCTCAGTTCTGTTCCAAATTCTTCACCACAAACTCATTTATCTCCATCAGAACAGGTACCACCTGTCTCCAGAGCAATGCCTGGCTTTACCAGCAGTGGAACCCTTAGCAGTATCCCAACAGCTTATCCTCCGATGGGTAATCCTAGTTACCCGCCAGCCAGCCAGTACAGCAGTAAAGAGGGGTCTGGTGGTGGAAGTGGTAGAGAAAGTAGTGGCAGCCGGGATAAATACAGCGAAGGGAGATCGAGGCATGGTGATCAACGGCATAGAGATGGACACCGCCACGGAGATGGGCATCGGCATTCCAGCAGTAGTAGACATGGAGAGAGCCGTAATGGGGGCGAAGGTAGGAGAGAGAGTGACAGCCGAAGGGAGAGTTCCCGAGATGGTGAAGGAAGAAGAGAAGGCTCAAGAGACCGGGACAACAGCCGCAGAGACAGTTTTGGAGACAGTCGAAGAGAGAGCTTGCGAGATGTTGGAGAAAGCCGGAGAGAAGGCTCAAGAGATGGAGACAGCGGCAGGGAGGGATCCCGGGATGATGGGAAAGGTGAAACATTTGCTGTACCAGATCCGCCCAAGCGCAAGAAGAGCAGATGGGACAGTTAA
- the LOC140064326 gene encoding parathyroid hormone/parathyroid hormone-related peptide receptor-like: protein MVLCSFITYLSMDRIFLATVTVSVFFCSSTWAAVDTDDVITRDEQIFLLSQAMHRCQTEIVAYKSTWKEQPTNESICPQQWDGIICWPQGSRNQLVSVPCPDYIYDFNHQGFSHRRCGSLGMWLNVPGTNRTWANYSECVTFVSPGERIQKKEVFERLRLIYTVGYSISLATLLIALCVLCYFKRLHCTRNYIHIHLFTSFICRAGSIFLKDSVLYSREEEGISVDETGEIGTSRGTEFHWVGCKVAVTLFLYFLATNHYWILVEGLYLHSLIFMAYLSDRSYFWALTVIGWGLPAVFVSVWASVRVSLADTQCWDLSAGHMKWIYQTPILAATLVNFILFLNIVRVLASKLWETNTGKLDPRQQYGKLLKSTLVLMPLFGVHYVVFMAMPYTEVTGLLWQIQMHYEMFFNSSQGFFVATIYCFCNGEVQAEVRKFWLRRTIPLDLKQKSRMTSTGGSCHYGGILSNTTNSVCLSMTGRGKQMPAPVHSTSYLPGYFSSTSPSDSNPLQGGPEQTCGLS, encoded by the exons ATGGTCTTGTGTTCATTCATCACTTATCTCAGCATGGATAGAATCTTCTTGGcaacagtgactgtctctgttttCTTCTGCTCCTCCACTTGGGCAGCG GTCGATACTGATGATGTAATCACCAGAGATGAGCAGATATTCTTGCTGTCACAAGCAATGCATCGCTGTCAGACTGAGATCGTAGCCTACAAGTCCACATGGAAAGAACAGCCAACAAATG AATCCATTTGTCCTCAACAGTGGGATGGGATAATATGCTGGCCACAGGGATCACGCAACCAATTAGTATCTGTCCCTTGCCCAGACTACATTTACGACTTCAATCACCAAG GATTTTCCCATCGAAGATGTGGATCCTTGGGTATGTGGCTTAATGTACCAGGTACCAACAGGACTTGGGCCAATTACAGTGAGTGTGTTACATTTGTGAGCCCAGGAGAAAGGATCCAAAAGAAG GAAGTATTCGAACGGTTGCGGCTAATTTACACTGTAGGATATTCAATTTCTTTGGCAACACTCCTTATTGCTCTCTGTGTCCTATGTTATTTCAA GCGACTGCACTGTACCCGAAATTACATCCATATCCACCTCTTTACATCCTTTATTTGCCGAGCTGGAAGCATATTTCTCAAAGATTCTGTACTGTATTCAAGAGAGGAAGAAGGAATATCAGTGGATGAAACAGGAGAGATTGGGACCTCAAGAGGTACTGAGTTCCACTGG GTTGGATGTAAAGTTGCTGTTACCTTGTTCCTTTATTTCCTGGCCACAAATCACTACTGGATCCTGGTAGAAGGCCTCTATCTGCACAGTCTTATCTTTATGGCGTACCTGTCTGACCGTAGCTACTTCTGGGCACTAACCGTCATTGGTTGGG GGCTCCCAGCTGTGTTTGTATCTGTGTGGGCGAGTGTACGGGTCTCTCTTGCAGATACTCA GTGCTGGGACCTCAGTGCTGGGCACATGAAGTGGATATATCAGACACCCATTCTAGCAGCTACATTG GTCAATTTCATCTTGTTCCTGAACATTGTCAGAGTTCTGGCTTCCAAACTTTGGGAAACCAACACAGGAAAGCTAGACCCCAGACAGCAATATGG gaaacTGCTCAAGTCAACATTAGTCCTGATGCCACTCTTTGGCGTGCATTATGTCGTCTTCATGGCGATGCCGTATACAGAGGTGACTGGGCTTCTGTGGCAAATACAGATGCATTACGAGATGTTTTTCAACTCCTCTCAG GGATTCTTTGTGGCAACTATCTACTGTTTCTGCAATGGAGAG GTACAAGCAGAAGTGCGGAAATTCTGGCTGCGACGTACCATACCTCTGGATCTCAAGCAGAAATCTCGTATGACCAGTACCGGAGGCAGCTGTCATTATGGAGGCATTCTGTCAAATACTACAAACAGTGTTTGTCTAAGCATGACAGGCAGAGGAAAGCAGATGCCAGCACCAGTGCATTCTACCTCCTACCTGCCAGGATACTTCTCAAGCACGTCTCCCTCGGACAGCAACCCCCTGCAAGGAGGCCCTGAACAGACTTGTGGACTCTCATAG